The following coding sequences lie in one Cronobacter universalis NCTC 9529 genomic window:
- the glnL gene encoding nitrogen regulation protein NR(II) — MATGTLPDAGQILNALINSILLVDDELAVHYANPAAQQLLAQSSRKLYGTPLPELLSYFSLNISLMQESLNAGQGFTDNEVTLVIDGRSHILSLTAQRLPDGLILLEMAPMDNQRRLSQEQLQHAQQVAARDLVRGLAHEIKNPLGGLRGAAQLLSRALPDPSLTEYTKVIIEQADRLRNLVDRLLGPQQPGMHVTESIHKVAERVVKLVSMELPENVTLVRDYDPSLPEFTHDPDQIEQVLLNIVRNALQALGEEGGEITLRTRTAFQLTLHGVRYRLAARIDVEDNGPGIPAHLQDTLFYPMVSGREGGTGLGLSIARNLIDQHSGKIEFNSWPGHTEFSVFLPIRK, encoded by the coding sequence ATGGCAACAGGCACGCTGCCCGATGCTGGGCAGATCCTTAATGCATTAATCAATAGCATTTTACTGGTCGACGACGAGCTGGCGGTGCATTACGCCAACCCGGCGGCGCAGCAGTTGCTCGCGCAAAGCTCACGTAAGCTTTACGGCACGCCCTTACCGGAGCTGCTGAGTTATTTTTCCCTGAATATCAGCCTGATGCAGGAGAGCCTGAACGCGGGCCAGGGATTTACCGATAACGAAGTGACGCTGGTAATAGATGGCCGCTCGCACATTCTTTCCCTGACGGCGCAACGTCTGCCGGATGGCCTGATCCTGCTGGAGATGGCCCCGATGGATAATCAGCGACGTTTAAGCCAGGAGCAGCTCCAGCATGCCCAGCAAGTCGCCGCGCGCGACCTGGTACGCGGCCTGGCGCATGAAATCAAAAATCCGCTCGGCGGCCTGCGAGGCGCAGCGCAGCTGCTGAGCCGCGCCCTGCCCGACCCGTCGCTGACGGAATATACCAAAGTCATTATTGAACAGGCCGACCGCCTGCGTAACCTGGTGGACCGCCTGTTAGGGCCGCAGCAGCCGGGCATGCACGTCACCGAAAGCATCCATAAAGTGGCCGAGCGGGTCGTGAAGCTGGTCTCTATGGAGCTGCCGGAAAACGTCACGCTGGTGCGCGACTACGATCCGAGCCTGCCGGAATTTACCCACGACCCGGACCAGATAGAACAGGTACTGCTGAATATCGTGCGTAACGCGCTCCAGGCGCTGGGCGAGGAAGGCGGCGAGATCACGCTGCGCACCCGCACCGCGTTTCAGTTGACGCTGCACGGCGTACGTTACCGTCTGGCCGCCCGTATCGACGTGGAAGACAACGGGCCGGGCATTCCGGCGCATCTGCAGGATACGCTGTTTTACCCGATGGTCAGCGGCCGCGAAGGCGGCACCGGGCTGGGGCTTTCCATCGCCCGAAATCTTATCGATCAGCATTCGGGAAAAATCGAATTTAACAGTTGGCCAGGCCATACCGAGTTCTCGGTCTTCCTGCCTATTCGGAAATAG
- the glnG gene encoding nitrogen regulation protein NR(I), translating into MQRGIVWIVDDDSSIRWVLERALTGAGLSCTTFESGHEVLDALSTKTPDVLLSDIRMPGMDGLTLLKQIKQRHPMLPVIIMTAHSDLDAAVSAYQQGAFDYLPKPFDIDEAVALVERAISHYQEQQQPRSAQVFGPTTDIIGEAPAMQDVFRIIGRLSRSSISVLINGESGTGKELVAHALHRHSPRVKAPFIALNMAAIPKDLIESELFGHEKGAFTGANQIRQGRFEQADGGTLFLDEIGDMPLDVQTRLLRVLADGQFYRVGGYAPVKVDVRIIAATHQNLELRVQEGKFREDLFHRLNVIRVHLPPLRERREDIPRLARHFLQVAARELGVEAKLLHPETEAALTRLAWPGNVRQLENTCRWLTVMAAGQEVLIQDLPAELFETSVPDAPSQALPESWATLLAQWADRALRSGHQNLLSEAQPEMERTLLTTALRHTQGHKQEAARLLGWGRNTLTRKLKELGME; encoded by the coding sequence ATGCAACGAGGGATTGTCTGGATCGTCGATGACGATAGCTCCATTCGCTGGGTGCTTGAGCGCGCGCTCACCGGAGCAGGCTTAAGCTGCACCACCTTTGAGAGCGGTCACGAGGTGCTGGACGCGCTGAGCACTAAAACCCCGGACGTGCTGCTGTCCGATATTCGTATGCCGGGCATGGACGGCCTGACGCTGTTAAAACAGATCAAACAGCGTCATCCGATGCTTCCGGTCATCATTATGACCGCGCATTCCGATCTCGACGCCGCCGTCAGCGCCTATCAACAGGGCGCGTTTGATTATCTGCCGAAACCGTTTGATATCGACGAGGCGGTGGCGCTGGTCGAGCGCGCCATCAGCCACTATCAGGAACAGCAACAGCCGCGCAGCGCGCAGGTTTTCGGCCCGACGACCGACATCATCGGCGAAGCGCCGGCGATGCAGGATGTGTTTCGTATAATCGGCCGCCTCTCCCGCTCCTCCATCAGCGTGCTGATTAACGGCGAATCGGGCACCGGTAAAGAGCTGGTGGCGCATGCGCTGCACCGCCACAGCCCGCGCGTTAAAGCGCCGTTTATCGCGCTGAATATGGCGGCCATTCCCAAAGACCTTATCGAATCGGAGCTGTTCGGACACGAAAAAGGCGCGTTCACCGGCGCGAACCAGATTCGCCAGGGCCGTTTCGAACAGGCCGACGGCGGCACGCTGTTTCTTGATGAAATTGGCGACATGCCGCTGGATGTGCAGACCCGCCTGCTGCGCGTACTGGCGGACGGTCAGTTTTACCGCGTCGGCGGCTATGCGCCGGTGAAAGTGGACGTGCGTATTATCGCGGCGACGCACCAGAACCTGGAGCTGCGCGTCCAGGAAGGGAAATTCCGCGAAGATTTATTTCATCGCCTGAACGTGATCCGCGTGCATCTGCCGCCGCTGCGCGAGCGCCGCGAGGATATCCCGCGTCTGGCGCGCCATTTCCTGCAGGTGGCGGCGCGCGAGCTGGGTGTGGAAGCCAAACTACTGCACCCGGAGACGGAAGCCGCGCTGACGCGTCTCGCGTGGCCTGGCAACGTGCGCCAGCTGGAAAACACCTGTCGCTGGCTCACCGTCATGGCCGCAGGCCAGGAAGTGCTGATTCAGGATCTGCCGGCCGAGCTGTTTGAAACCAGCGTGCCGGACGCGCCGTCGCAGGCGCTGCCGGAGAGCTGGGCAACGCTGCTCGCGCAGTGGGCCGACAGGGCGCTGCGTTCCGGTCATCAAAACCTGCTTTCCGAAGCGCAACCGGAGATGGAGCGTACGCTTTTAACCACGGCGCTACGGCACACGCAGGGACATAAACAGGAGGCCGCGCGCCTGCTGGGCTGGGGGCGGAACACCCTGACGCGCAAGCTAAAAGAGCTGGGAATGGAGTAA
- a CDS encoding YshB family small membrane protein, translating into MLESLIHIATQSAEAGAAAGHTPQTAIAALLCAAIINFFS; encoded by the coding sequence ATGCTGGAATCACTGATCCATATCGCCACGCAAAGCGCAGAAGCGGGCGCCGCCGCGGGCCATACGCCCCAGACGGCGATTGCCGCCCTGCTTTGCGCAGCGATAATCAACTTCTTTAGTTAA
- the hemN gene encoding oxygen-independent coproporphyrinogen III oxidase, whose protein sequence is MSEQVIDWDLALIQKYNYSGPRYTSYPTALEFSETFGEPDFARAVARYPDRPLSLYVHIPFCHKLCYFCGCNKIVTRQQHKADQYLDVLEQEIIHRAPLFAGRRVSQLHWGGGTPTYLSKAQISRLMGLLRANFRFNDDAEISIEVDPREIELDVLDHLHAEGFRRLSMGVQDFNKEVQRLVNREQDEDFIFALIKRAREVGFTSANIDLIYGLPKQTPESFAFTLQRVAELNPDRLSVFNYAHLPTLFAAQRKIKEADLPSAQQKLDILQQTIQSLTHAGYQFIGMDHFAKPDDELAIAQRDGVLHRNFQGYTTQGDTDLLGLGVSAISMIGDCYAQNQKELKRYYQAVDEQGNALWRGLALTRDDCIRRDVIKALICNFRLDFAEIEKTWSLRFADYFAEDLQLLAPLAKDGLVDVNARGITVTAKGRLLIRNVCMCFDVYLRRKARLQQFSRVI, encoded by the coding sequence ATGTCTGAGCAGGTAATCGACTGGGATCTGGCCCTCATCCAGAAATATAACTATTCCGGGCCGCGCTATACCTCATATCCCACGGCTCTTGAGTTTTCAGAAACGTTTGGCGAGCCTGATTTCGCGCGCGCGGTCGCGCGTTATCCCGACAGGCCGCTCTCGCTCTACGTTCACATCCCTTTCTGCCACAAGCTCTGCTACTTCTGCGGCTGCAATAAAATCGTCACCCGCCAGCAGCATAAAGCCGACCAGTATCTCGACGTGCTGGAGCAGGAGATTATTCATCGCGCGCCGCTGTTTGCCGGGCGTCGCGTCAGCCAGCTGCACTGGGGCGGCGGTACGCCGACCTACCTCAGCAAAGCGCAAATCAGCCGCCTGATGGGCCTGCTGCGCGCGAATTTCCGGTTCAACGACGACGCCGAAATCTCCATTGAAGTCGACCCGCGCGAAATTGAGCTGGACGTGCTGGATCACCTGCACGCCGAAGGCTTCCGCCGTCTCAGCATGGGCGTGCAGGATTTCAATAAAGAGGTGCAGCGTCTGGTGAACCGCGAGCAGGATGAAGACTTCATCTTTGCGCTCATCAAACGCGCGCGGGAAGTGGGCTTCACCTCAGCCAATATCGATTTAATCTACGGTCTGCCGAAGCAGACGCCGGAAAGTTTCGCCTTTACGCTGCAGCGCGTGGCGGAGCTTAACCCGGACCGCCTGAGCGTCTTTAACTACGCGCACCTGCCGACGCTCTTTGCCGCGCAGCGCAAAATCAAAGAGGCGGATCTGCCGTCGGCGCAGCAGAAGCTCGATATCCTTCAGCAGACTATCCAGTCGCTGACCCACGCGGGTTATCAGTTCATCGGTATGGATCACTTCGCGAAGCCGGATGATGAGCTGGCTATCGCCCAGCGTGACGGCGTGCTGCATCGTAACTTCCAGGGCTACACCACGCAGGGCGACACCGATCTGCTCGGTTTAGGCGTCTCGGCGATTAGTATGATCGGCGACTGCTACGCGCAGAACCAGAAAGAGCTTAAGCGTTACTATCAGGCGGTGGATGAGCAGGGCAACGCGCTGTGGCGCGGGCTTGCGCTGACGCGCGACGACTGCATCCGCCGCGACGTCATCAAAGCGCTGATCTGTAATTTCCGGCTCGATTTCGCTGAGATCGAGAAGACGTGGTCGCTCCGTTTCGCCGACTATTTTGCCGAAGATCTGCAACTGCTGGCGCCGCTGGCGAAAGACGGGCTGGTGGACGTGAACGCGCGCGGAATCACCGTGACGGCGAAAGGGCGTTTGCTGATTCGCAATGTCTGCATGTGCTTTGACGTCTATCTGCGCCGCAAAGCGCGGCTGCAACAGTTCTCACGCGTGATATAA
- the yihI gene encoding Der GTPase-activating protein YihI codes for MKQPSSSVRGKGPAKAKARRKTREELNQEARDRKRDKKHRGHAPGSRATGADASGKSSGQSKQKDPRIGSKKPIPLGVSDAQDTRPQKHQPQPKSEKPMLSPQEELDMLENDERLDALLERLEEGETLSADDQAWVDSRLDRIDELMQQLGLSYDDDEDEEEEPQEDMMRLLKGGN; via the coding sequence ATGAAGCAACCCTCATCCTCTGTGCGTGGCAAAGGCCCCGCCAAAGCTAAAGCTCGCCGTAAAACGCGTGAAGAATTAAATCAGGAAGCCCGCGATCGCAAGCGCGATAAAAAGCACCGCGGCCATGCGCCGGGGAGCCGCGCGACGGGTGCCGACGCGTCCGGAAAATCCTCCGGCCAGTCTAAGCAGAAAGATCCGCGCATCGGCAGTAAGAAACCGATTCCGCTCGGGGTGAGCGACGCTCAGGACACCCGACCTCAGAAGCACCAACCACAACCTAAGAGTGAGAAACCTATGTTGTCACCGCAGGAAGAGCTGGACATGCTGGAGAACGACGAGCGCCTGGACGCGCTGCTGGAACGCCTGGAAGAGGGGGAAACCCTGAGCGCGGACGATCAGGCGTGGGTCGATTCCCGTCTCGATCGCATTGATGAACTGATGCAGCAGCTCGGCCTTTCTTACGACGACGATGAAGACGAAGAAGAAGAGCCGCAGGAAGATATGATGCGCCTGCTCAAAGGCGGAAACTAA
- the yihA gene encoding ribosome biogenesis GTP-binding protein YihA/YsxC: MTQLNYQQTHFVTSAPDIRHLPSDTGIEVAFAGRSNAGKSSALNTLTNQKSLARTSKTPGRTQLINLFEVADGKRLVDLPGYGYAEVPEEMKRKWQRALGEYLEKRLCLKGLVVLMDIRHPLKDLDQQMIEWAVDSGIPVLVLLTKADKLASGARKAQLNMVREAVIAFNGDVQVEAFSSLKKTGVDKLRIKLDSWFNDLPSVAEDAAPQA; encoded by the coding sequence TTGACTCAGTTGAACTATCAACAGACGCACTTTGTGACCAGTGCGCCAGATATTCGCCACCTGCCTTCCGATACCGGCATTGAGGTGGCATTCGCAGGCCGCTCCAACGCCGGGAAATCCAGCGCGCTCAATACGCTGACCAATCAGAAAAGCCTGGCGCGCACCAGTAAAACGCCGGGACGCACGCAGCTGATTAACCTGTTTGAAGTCGCCGACGGCAAGCGCCTGGTGGATCTGCCAGGCTACGGCTACGCCGAAGTCCCGGAAGAGATGAAGCGCAAATGGCAGCGCGCGCTGGGTGAATACCTGGAAAAACGCCTGTGCCTGAAAGGCCTGGTGGTGCTGATGGATATTCGCCATCCGCTGAAAGATCTCGACCAGCAGATGATTGAGTGGGCCGTGGACAGCGGTATTCCCGTTCTGGTGCTGCTGACCAAAGCCGACAAACTGGCGAGCGGCGCGCGTAAAGCGCAGCTGAATATGGTGCGTGAAGCGGTGATTGCCTTTAATGGCGATGTGCAGGTTGAAGCGTTTTCTTCACTGAAGAAAACAGGCGTGGATAAGCTGCGCATTAAGCTGGACAGCTGGTTTAACGATCTGCCGTCTGTGGCCGAAGACGCCGCCCCGCAAGCGTAA
- a CDS encoding spot 42 RNA, inhibition of DNA synthesis: MFYLSDLLLHVIGFG; encoded by the coding sequence ATGTTCTATCTTTCAGACCTTTTACTTCACGTAATCGGATTTGGCTGA
- the polA gene encoding DNA polymerase I, with product MVQIPENPLILVDGSSYLYRAYHAFPPLTNSAGEPTGAMYGVLNMLRSLILQYQPTHAAVVFDAKGKTFRDELFEHYKSHRPPMPDDLRAQIEPLHAMVKAMGLPLLAVSGVEADDVIGTLAKEAAAAGRAVLISTGDKDMAQLVTPDVTLINTMTNTVLGPEEVRAKYGVPPELIIDFLALMGDSSDNIPGVPGVGEKTAQALLQGLGGLDALYANPEKIAELSFRGAKTMAAKLEQNKEVAYLSYQLATIKTDVELELSHDRLEVQQPLADELLALFRQYEFKRWTSDLEAGKWLQSRGKPAAKPTETIVVDAEPEEEAVALSAERYVTILDEETLQAWIERIKNAPVVAVDTETDSLDNLTANLVGISFATEPGLAAYIPVAHDYLDAPDQLSRDRVLELLKPLLEDDSLVKVGQNLKFDRGILQNYGIELRGIVFDTMLESYILDSVSGRHDMDSLSSRWLKHTTITFEQIAGKGKNQLTFNQIDLEQAGRYAAEDADVTLQLHLKMWPKLQQHKGPLNIFEHIEMPLVPVLSRIERNGVKIDPAVLHAHSQEIALKLAELEQKAHEIAGEPFNLSSTKQLQTILFEKQGIKPLKKTPGGAPSTSEEVLEELALDYPLPKVILQYRGLAKLKSTYTDKLPQMINPKTDRVHTSYHQAVTATGRLSSTDPNLQNIPVRNDEGRRIRQAFIAPEDYVIVSADYSQIELRIMAHLSRDKGLLSAFAEGKDIHRATAAEVFGLPLESVSNEQRRSAKAINFGLIYGMSAFGLSRQLNIPRKESQKYMDLYFERYPGVLEYMERTRKQAKEQGYVETLDGRRLYLPDINASNAARRAGAERAAINAPMQGTAADIIKRAMIAVDGWLEKAQPRVKMIMQVHDELVFEVHKDDVEAVSQKIHELMENSMQLDVPLLVEVGSGVNWDEAH from the coding sequence ATGGTTCAGATCCCAGAAAATCCCCTTATTCTCGTCGATGGCTCTTCTTACCTGTATCGGGCGTATCATGCTTTTCCGCCGCTCACCAACAGCGCCGGCGAGCCCACCGGCGCGATGTATGGCGTGCTGAATATGCTGCGCAGCCTGATACTGCAGTACCAGCCGACCCACGCGGCCGTGGTGTTCGACGCGAAAGGCAAAACCTTCCGCGATGAACTGTTCGAGCACTATAAATCGCACCGTCCGCCGATGCCTGACGATCTGCGCGCGCAGATTGAACCGCTGCATGCGATGGTTAAAGCGATGGGCCTGCCGCTTCTTGCGGTCTCCGGCGTGGAGGCGGACGACGTTATCGGCACGCTCGCCAAAGAAGCCGCCGCCGCTGGCCGGGCGGTGCTCATCAGCACCGGCGATAAAGACATGGCGCAGCTTGTCACGCCAGACGTCACGCTTATCAATACCATGACCAACACCGTGCTGGGCCCGGAAGAAGTGCGCGCGAAATATGGCGTGCCGCCGGAGCTTATCATCGACTTCCTGGCGCTGATGGGCGACTCGTCCGATAACATTCCGGGCGTGCCGGGCGTCGGCGAGAAAACCGCCCAGGCGCTGTTACAGGGGCTCGGCGGTCTGGACGCGCTCTACGCCAACCCGGAGAAAATCGCTGAGCTCTCCTTCCGCGGCGCTAAAACCATGGCGGCGAAGCTTGAGCAGAACAAAGAGGTGGCGTATCTCTCCTATCAGCTGGCGACCATTAAAACCGACGTGGAGCTGGAGCTGAGCCACGATCGTCTGGAAGTGCAGCAACCGCTGGCCGATGAACTGCTCGCGCTCTTCCGTCAGTACGAATTTAAGCGCTGGACGTCCGATCTCGAAGCCGGCAAATGGCTCCAGTCCCGTGGCAAACCCGCCGCGAAGCCCACAGAAACCATTGTCGTCGACGCGGAGCCGGAAGAAGAGGCCGTCGCGCTTTCTGCGGAGCGCTATGTCACCATTCTTGATGAAGAGACGCTTCAGGCGTGGATCGAGCGCATTAAAAACGCGCCGGTGGTGGCTGTGGACACCGAAACGGACAGCCTGGATAACCTGACAGCTAACCTCGTCGGCATCTCGTTCGCCACCGAGCCTGGCCTTGCCGCCTATATTCCGGTCGCGCATGATTACCTCGACGCGCCGGATCAGCTGTCCCGCGATCGCGTGCTGGAATTATTAAAACCGCTGCTGGAAGACGACTCGCTGGTGAAAGTGGGCCAGAACCTGAAATTCGACCGCGGCATTTTGCAGAACTACGGCATTGAGCTGCGCGGCATTGTCTTCGACACCATGCTGGAATCTTACATTCTGGACAGCGTCTCCGGCCGCCACGATATGGACAGCCTGTCCAGCCGCTGGCTTAAACACACCACCATCACGTTTGAGCAGATCGCCGGCAAAGGTAAAAACCAGCTCACGTTTAACCAGATCGATCTCGAACAGGCCGGGCGCTACGCGGCGGAAGACGCCGACGTGACGCTCCAGCTGCACCTGAAGATGTGGCCGAAACTCCAGCAGCACAAAGGCCCGCTGAATATCTTTGAACACATTGAGATGCCGCTGGTGCCGGTGCTGTCGCGTATTGAGCGCAACGGCGTGAAAATCGATCCGGCGGTGCTGCACGCGCATTCGCAGGAGATTGCCCTTAAGCTCGCCGAGCTTGAGCAAAAAGCGCATGAGATTGCGGGCGAGCCGTTTAACCTCTCCTCCACCAAACAGCTGCAAACCATCCTGTTTGAAAAGCAGGGCATCAAGCCGCTGAAGAAAACGCCGGGCGGCGCGCCGTCTACCTCAGAAGAAGTGCTGGAAGAGCTGGCGCTCGACTACCCGCTGCCGAAAGTCATTCTGCAATACCGCGGCCTTGCGAAGCTGAAATCGACTTACACCGATAAACTGCCGCAGATGATTAACCCGAAAACCGACCGCGTGCACACCTCCTATCATCAGGCGGTCACGGCCACTGGCCGTCTGTCGTCCACCGATCCGAACCTGCAAAACATTCCGGTGCGTAACGACGAAGGCCGCCGTATCCGCCAGGCGTTTATCGCGCCGGAGGATTATGTAATTGTCTCGGCGGACTACTCGCAGATTGAGCTGCGCATCATGGCGCATCTCTCGCGCGATAAAGGGCTGCTCAGCGCGTTTGCGGAAGGCAAAGATATCCACCGCGCGACGGCGGCGGAAGTGTTCGGTCTGCCGCTGGAGAGCGTCTCTAACGAGCAGCGCCGCAGCGCCAAGGCGATTAACTTCGGTCTCATTTACGGCATGAGCGCGTTCGGCCTGTCGCGCCAGCTCAATATCCCGCGTAAAGAGTCGCAGAAGTACATGGATCTCTACTTCGAGCGTTATCCTGGCGTGCTGGAGTATATGGAGCGCACCCGCAAGCAGGCGAAAGAACAGGGCTATGTGGAAACGCTGGACGGGCGTCGCCTTTACCTGCCGGATATCAATGCCAGCAACGCGGCGCGGCGCGCAGGCGCTGAGCGCGCGGCGATCAACGCCCCGATGCAGGGAACGGCCGCAGACATCATCAAACGCGCCATGATCGCGGTCGATGGCTGGCTGGAGAAAGCGCAGCCGCGCGTCAAAATGATCATGCAGGTGCACGATGAACTGGTGTTCGAAGTGCATAAAGATGACGTGGAAGCGGTATCGCAGAAAATCCATGAACTCATGGAAAACAGCATGCAGCTTGACGTGCCGTTGCTGGTGGAAGTGGGCAGCGGCGTAAACTGGGATGAGGCGCACTGA
- a CDS encoding acyltransferase, producing MSRLLAAMTLMLSVALTIVVTILCSVPIILAGIIKLLLPLPAVWRSVSRFCNFMMYCWCEGLALLLRLNPHLKWEVHGLTGLNKKSWYLLICNHHSWADIVVLCVLFRKHIPMNKYFLKQQLAWVPFIGLACWALDMPFMRRYSRSYLLRHPERRGKDVETTRRSCEKFRHHPTTIVNFVEGSRFTEEKQRQLRSPFRHLLPPKAAGIAMTLNVLGKQFDKMLNVTLCYPENNRTPFYDMLSGKLTRIVVHIDLLPVEASLHGDYVNDKNFKRGFQQWLNGLWNEKDARLEAIYQQHKKAGQ from the coding sequence ATGTCGAGATTACTCGCTGCGATGACGCTTATGCTGAGCGTCGCGTTGACTATTGTGGTAACTATTTTATGTTCCGTGCCGATTATCCTTGCCGGAATAATTAAGCTGCTGCTGCCGTTGCCGGCGGTCTGGCGCTCGGTTTCCCGCTTCTGTAATTTTATGATGTATTGCTGGTGCGAAGGGCTGGCATTACTGCTGCGCCTGAACCCGCATCTCAAATGGGAAGTTCATGGGCTCACCGGGTTAAATAAAAAGAGCTGGTATTTACTTATCTGCAATCACCATAGCTGGGCGGATATTGTGGTGCTGTGCGTGCTGTTTCGTAAGCATATTCCGATGAATAAATATTTTCTGAAACAGCAGCTTGCCTGGGTGCCCTTTATTGGGCTCGCCTGCTGGGCGCTGGATATGCCATTTATGCGCCGTTATTCCCGCAGCTATCTGCTGCGTCACCCCGAACGACGCGGCAAGGATGTGGAAACCACGCGCCGCTCCTGCGAGAAATTCCGCCATCATCCGACAACCATCGTGAATTTCGTTGAAGGCTCACGTTTTACCGAAGAAAAACAGCGCCAGCTGCGTTCACCCTTCCGGCATTTACTTCCGCCAAAAGCGGCGGGCATTGCGATGACGTTAAACGTACTGGGGAAACAGTTCGATAAGATGTTAAACGTGACGCTTTGCTACCCGGAAAATAACCGCACGCCGTTTTACGATATGCTGAGCGGAAAGTTAACGCGCATCGTGGTGCATATCGATTTATTGCCGGTGGAGGCCTCGCTGCACGGCGATTACGTTAATGATAAAAACTTTAAACGGGGTTTTCAGCAGTGGCTCAATGGATTGTGGAACGAGAAAGACGCCAGACTTGAAGCCATTTATCAGCAACATAAAAAAGCCGGTCAGTGA
- the dsbA gene encoding thiol:disulfide interchange protein DsbA: MKKIWLALAGMVMAFSVSAADYADGKQYNTLEKPVAGAPQVMEFFSFYCPHCYQFEEVLHISDGVKKKLPAGTKMTKYHVEFLGPLGKELTQAWAVAMAMGIEDKITTPMFEAVQKTQTVQTPADIRKVFIDAGVKPEEYDAAWNSFVVKSLVAQQEKAAADVGLQGVPAMYVNGKYQLNPQGMDTSNMDVFVQQYADTVNYLLGKK, translated from the coding sequence ATGAAGAAGATTTGGCTGGCGCTGGCCGGTATGGTGATGGCATTCAGCGTTTCCGCCGCCGACTACGCTGACGGGAAGCAGTACAACACGCTGGAGAAGCCGGTTGCCGGAGCTCCGCAGGTGATGGAGTTCTTCTCCTTCTACTGCCCGCACTGCTACCAGTTTGAAGAAGTGCTGCATATTTCCGACGGCGTGAAGAAAAAGCTGCCGGCAGGCACTAAAATGACTAAATATCACGTCGAGTTCCTGGGCCCGCTGGGTAAAGAACTGACGCAGGCGTGGGCGGTAGCGATGGCGATGGGCATCGAAGATAAAATTACGACCCCGATGTTTGAAGCGGTGCAGAAAACCCAGACCGTACAAACGCCCGCCGATATCCGCAAAGTCTTTATCGATGCGGGTGTAAAGCCGGAAGAATATGACGCCGCCTGGAACAGCTTTGTCGTGAAATCGCTCGTGGCGCAGCAGGAAAAAGCGGCGGCTGATGTTGGCCTGCAGGGCGTGCCTGCCATGTACGTTAACGGTAAATATCAGCTGAATCCGCAGGGTATGGATACCAGCAATATGGATGTCTTTGTCCAGCAATATGCGGATACCGTTAACTACCTGCTTGGCAAAAAGTAA
- a CDS encoding serine/threonine protein kinase: MTDNAFNFQTLQPDTIMDALFEHGIRVDSGLTALNSFENRVYLFQDEDRKRFVVKFYRPHRWSADQIREEHHFALELENDEVPVAAPLRLHGDTLLTHDGFMFAVFPGLGGRQYETDNLDQMEWVGRYLGRIHQTGKQRLFSHRPTIGINEYLLEPRAVYEASTLIPASLKAAFLQATDALTNAVTARWQPGYDALRLHGDCHPGNILWRDGPLFVDLDDARNGPAIQDLWMLLNGDTAEQRMQMETILEAYEEFTTFNIKELELIEPLRAMRQVYYLAWLIRRWEDPAFPRNFPWLAEEDFWRRQTATFNEQIRALNEPPLQLTPMY; encoded by the coding sequence ATGACAGATAACGCTTTTAATTTCCAGACGCTACAGCCAGACACCATCATGGACGCCCTGTTTGAACACGGGATTCGTGTGGATTCTGGCTTAACCGCGCTTAATAGCTTTGAAAACCGCGTTTATCTTTTTCAGGATGAAGATCGTAAGCGTTTTGTTGTGAAGTTTTACCGCCCTCACCGCTGGAGCGCCGATCAAATCCGCGAAGAGCATCATTTCGCGCTGGAGCTGGAAAACGACGAAGTCCCGGTTGCCGCGCCGCTGCGTCTTCATGGCGATACGCTGTTAACGCATGATGGCTTTATGTTTGCCGTCTTCCCGGGCCTTGGCGGCCGTCAGTATGAAACGGATAACCTTGACCAGATGGAATGGGTTGGCCGCTATCTGGGTCGTATTCATCAGACCGGCAAACAGCGGCTCTTCTCGCACCGTCCGACCATCGGCATCAATGAATACCTGCTGGAGCCGCGCGCGGTCTATGAGGCGAGCACGCTTATTCCTGCTTCGCTCAAGGCGGCATTTTTGCAGGCAACCGATGCGCTGACGAACGCGGTAACCGCTCGCTGGCAGCCAGGTTATGACGCCCTGCGTCTGCACGGCGACTGCCATCCAGGCAATATTCTCTGGCGCGACGGCCCACTGTTTGTCGATCTTGATGACGCCCGCAACGGTCCGGCCATTCAGGATCTCTGGATGTTGCTGAACGGCGATACGGCCGAACAGCGCATGCAGATGGAAACCATTCTGGAAGCCTACGAAGAGTTCACTACATTCAATATCAAAGAGCTTGAGCTGATAGAGCCGCTGCGCGCGATGCGACAGGTCTACTATCTGGCCTGGCTTATCCGCCGCTGGGAAGATCCCGCGTTTCCACGCAACTTCCCCTGGCTTGCGGAAGAAGATTTCTGGCGCCGTCAGACGGCGACTTTTAACGAGCAAATTCGGGCGCTCAATGAGCCTCCTTTACAACTAACGCCAATGTATTGA